A single genomic interval of Camelina sativa cultivar DH55 chromosome 11, Cs, whole genome shotgun sequence harbors:
- the LOC104728210 gene encoding DNA-binding protein HEXBP-like: protein MPRHNAEEADVCLRCGELGHDMILCKYDYTQEDLKDIKCYVCKSLGHLCCIEPCHSPSWTLSCYRCGQLGHTGLACGRHYDDSVSPSCFKCAGEGRSKCHCPDSSSICSREEGHFSRECPNPSSSISESKNREAHRLCYKCKGRGLMLVNAPFLHLYRLRISLRIWVL, encoded by the exons ATGCCGAGACATAACGCTGAAGAAGCAGATGTATGTTTAAGATGTGGAGAACTTGGACATGACATGATCTTGTGCAAGTATGATTACACTCAGGAAGATTTGAAG GATATCAAATGCTATGTATGTAAAAGCTTAGGCCATCTCTGTTGTATCGAGCCTTGTCATTCACCGTCATGGACTTTATCTTGCTACAGATGTGGTCAACTGGGTCATACTGGACTG GCATGTGGTAGACACTACGATGATTCTGTCAGTCCATCATGCTTTAAGTGTGCGGGAGAAGGGCGTTCTAAGTGTCACTGCCCTGATTCTTCCAGCATATGCAGTAGGGAAGAAGGGCATTTCTCACGTGAATGCCCGAATCCTTCATCGAGCATTAGCGAGTCAAAGAACAGAGAGGCTCACCGTTTATGCTACAAATGTAAAGGAAGAGGACTTATGCTCGTGAATGCCCCATTTCTTCACTTGTATAGGCTCCGTATCTCTCTCCGCATTTGGGTTCTTTGA
- the LOC104724039 gene encoding cytochrome P450 71B17-like, whose product MVVSLLCLLIITFASLIFISKKNKRSKWNLPPSPPTLPVIGNLHQVGELPHKLFQRLAERTGHVMLLHLGFVPVTVISSREAAEEVLRTHDLDCCSRPKLVGPRLTSRGFKDVAFTPYGDEWKERRKFFVRELLSLKKVQSSGYIREEECNFLITKLSESAVDRSPVDMSKTLFWLTASILFRVAYGKRFHECEFIDKDKVEELVFEAERAQRSFTCSDFFPIAGLGWLVDCISGQHKRLKDVFVKLDTLFQGVIDDHLHPGKISKDHRDIVDVMLDVMNKQGEDDALTLTLDHIKALLTNILLGGVETGAITMIWAMTELVKTPQVMKKVQREIRDRLGNNKERITEEDLDKVPFLNIVIKETFRLHPAAPLLLPRETMAHIKVQGYDIPPKRQILVNAWAIGRDPKYWTNPGEFNPERFMDSPVDYKGRHFELLPFGSGRRICPGIAMGVATVELGLLNLLYYFDWRAPDGMTHKDIDKEEAGTLTVVKKVPLKLVPVRVK is encoded by the exons atggtagtCTCTTTGCTCTGTCTTTTAATCATCACCTTCGCTTCGTTGATCTTTATCAGCAAGAAGAACAAACGCTCTAAATGGAACCTTCCTCCTAGCCCTCCAACGTTACCAGTTATCGGAAACTTACACCAAGTTGGAGAATTGCCTCACAAGTTATTTCAACGTCTAGCCGAAAGAACAGGACACGTTATGCTTCTTCACTTAGGGTTTGTCCCTGTAACTGTTATCTCATCGAGAGAAGCAGCTGAAGAGGTGTTACGAACTCATGACCTAGACTGTTGCAGCAGACCTAAGCTTGTTGGTCCGAGGCTAACCTCTCGGGGTTTTAAAGATGTGGCTTTTACACCATACGGTGACGAGTGGAAGGAGCGGCGCAAGTTCTTTGTGCGTGAGCTTTTAAGTTTGAAAAAGGTTCAGTCTTCCGGGTACATCAGAGAGGAAGAATGTAACTTTCTTATCACGAAACTGTCGGAATCAGCGGTGGATCGATCTCCAGTCGATATGAGCAAAACCCTTTTCTGGCTAACCGCGAGTATCCTGTTCAGAGTAGCTTATGGGAAAAGGTTCCACGAGTGTGAGTTTATCGATAAAGACAAGGTCGAAGAGCTTGTGTTTGAAGCCGAGAGAGCTCAGAGAAGTTTCACTTGCTCTGATTTCTTTCCTATTGCTGGACTTGGATGGCTCGTTGACTGTATTTCCGGGCAACACAAGAGGCTCAAAGATGTTTTCGTCAAGCTCGATACTCTGTTTCAAGGTGTGATCGATGATCATTTACATCctggaaaaatatcaaaagatcaCAGAGATATTGTCGATGTTATGTTGGATGTGATGAATAAACAAGGCGAAGATGATGCCTTGACCCTCACGTTAGATCACATCAAGGCATTACtaacg AATATATTACTAGGAGGGGTAGAAACAGGAGCTATTACCATGATATGGGCAATGACGGAACTCGTTAAAACCCCGCAAGTCATGAAGAAAGTTCAAAGGGAGATCCGAGACCGTCTGGGAAACAATAAGGAGAGAATCACCGAAGAAGATCTCGACAAAGTTCCTTTCTTGAACATTGTGATCAAGGAAACATTCAGATTACACCCAGCTGCTCCTCTTCTGCTCCCAAGGGAAACAATGGCTCACATCAAGGTCCAAGGCTATGATATTCCTCCAAAGAGACAGATCTTGGTGAACGCTTGGGCGATAGGGAGAGATCCGAAATACTGGACAAACCCGGGAGAGTTTAACCCCGAGAGGTTTATGGATAGCCCTGTGGATTATAAAGGAAGACATTTCGAGCTCTTACCGTTTGGGTCTGGTCGAAGGATATGTCCCGGTATAGCAATGGGGGTAGCTACTGTGGAATTGGGACTATTGAACTTACTTTACTACTTCGATTGGAGAGCACCTGATGGTATGACACATAAAGACATCGATAAAGAAGAAGCTGGTACCCTTACAGTCGTCAAGAAAGTACCTCTCAAGCTCGTTCCAGTTCGAGTTAAGTGA